Within Staphylococcus sp. NRL 16/872, the genomic segment AGATAATTCACTGAAAGTAAAAATAAATGATAAAGAAATGAAGTATTCAACTTCTAGAGAATATGGTCCATATCCTCAGAATAAAGATATTGTTATCTCTGCTTCTGGGAAAGTAAAAGGAAAAACTTTTAAATCAGAAACGAAAACGATGAGAGCAAAAGATTTAGGAAATATTAATAGTGTCGAATTAGAATTTGATGATGAAGCGATCAGTGATTATGTTGAGAAAAAAGAAAATGAAGAAAATAGTTTGAAAAATAAATTGAGTAACTTTTTCAGTGATTATTCATTCTCTTTAAATACAGCCATTACAAGTAATAATTTTGATTTGGTCAGTACTTTTTTTAAAGATAATTCAGACATCTACCAAAAAATTAAAGATAATTTAGGGGCAACCCCTGGGTTAACACAACCACAAATTCTTAGTGCTTCACAAAAAGGCAATAAAATTGAAACTAAAGTACAAGATTTAAATAATAATGGTCAATATCAAACCACTGATTATGAATTAACTGAAAACAGTGACGACGGTACATTACAATTTGTGAAAGCAAAATAAGAAGTGGGATAAAAGAGGTCTGGACAGAAGCGTTTTGGATGTGAGCAGAGCTGAAAGAGGCTGGGACAATAATAAAATGTCTCAGCCTTCGTTAACATATTGGCAGTAGCTGACTGATTTGAAAAGACGCTTTAATCAAGCTTTCTTCAAATCTAGTCAGCTTTGCCGGGATGGGAAGACGAAATTAATTTTAATTTCTGTCCCACTCCCTGCTTTAGTATTGCCCTAAGCATAAGATTTTGATGTCTTAGTCTCTATGCACACTCTTTTTTAATTGTTTAAATACACAATGATTTTCAACTAATAAATTGAAGGCGGGGGCTTATATATGAATGAGGAACAGCGACAAAATAAACATTCGCTATTGTTTATTATTATCTTGGGTGCACTGACTGCTATTGGGGCATTATCCATTGATATGTTTTTACCAGGTTTACCAGAATTGAAAAAAGATTTTAATACTACAACTTCAAATGCTCAATTAACATTATCATTATTTATGATTGGATTAGGATTGGGGAATTTATTTGTAGGACCGATTTCAGATAGTATCGGACGAAAGAAACCTTTAGTTGTTGCTATGATTATCTTCACACTAGCGAGTTTAGGTATTGTTTTCGTACATAATATTTGGTTTATGGTATTTTTGCGCTTTGTCCAAGGTTTCACTGGAGGAGCTGGAGCAGTTATATCTAGAGCCATTGCCAGTGACATGTACAATGGTAACGAGTTAACTAAATTTTTAGCTTTATTAATGCTAATGGGATCTTTATTCAAAGTCCCTGAGTCACTAGCGGTTGAACATAGAGATAGTAGTGGTATAGGCGTTATCTTTAGGAATTTTAGAAGTCTATTTTCAACGCCACGCTTTGTCTTACCTATGTTAATTCAAGGTGTGACATTTATTATGTTATTTAGTTATATTTCTGCTTCACCATTCTTAGTTCAGAAAATATATGGCGTCTCAGCTTTACATTTTAGTTGGATGTTTGCTGGCATAGGAATTACACTAATTATTTCAAGTCAATTAGCTGGTAAGTTGGTTGACTATGTTCATCCACAGAAGCTACTACGTGTAATGACATTTATTCAAGTCATAGGTGTAGTAATAGTAACGTTAACTCTAATTAATCATTGGCATTTTGTAATGCTAGTCATTGGTTTTATCATTCTAGTTGCTCCAGTAACAGGCGTTGCTACTTTGGGATTCTCAATAGCAATGGAAGAACGTACTACCGGAAGTGGAAGTGCTTCAAGTTTATTAGGGTTATTACAGTCATTACTAGGTGGAATAGTGACACCACTTGTAAATCTTAAAGGAGAATATAATAGTACGCCTTATATCATTATTATTTGTATTACCGCTATCGTATTGATTGTATTACAATTATTGAATATAAAAATATTTAAGACGAAACTATAATAATTAATGTAATTAAAGGAGCAAAGACTTTCAATTAAGTCTTTGCTCCTTTAATCTTTCCTTTAACGTTGTAATTTAAGTGTATTTGCTAATAAAGCATTTGCTACTATTTCAGGGCTTTCTTTACAGCCATCTCTTAGCCAGCTTAAAATGATGCCAGCTTGTCCACTCATAGTATAAGTAATAAAGAATGTTTTGTTTTGAATAGAAGTTTCATATTCGCCTAAAATTTTAGAATAATAGGTTTTAGTTATATCGAAATAGTCTAACACTAATTCTTTATTAGGGTGAGAAATAAATATAGCGTGATAGAACGCTTTTTTTCTATATATATATTTCAATATTATATAGAAGAATTTATAGACTTTCTCAGGATTTTTTTTAATACTTTCAAAATTATTTGCAAAAGCATGTAATAATTTTTTATATTTTTTTAAATGGTAATTTTGAATTTTATTTAGTAAATCATATTTATCTTGAAAATTAGCATAAAAAGTCGAACGATTAACATTACTACTTGCACAAATCATTTTTATTGAAATACTCTCGATTGGATAAATTTCTAATAAATCTATTAAACTTCTTATGATTCTATATTTCGCTTTTTGCTTCATTATATGTCACCTATATTAATTGTAACTTCAAGTAACCAACAAATTTAACGTAATTGTTGGTGTTTTTTTACTTCACATGTCTTTATAATATTAAAAGTAATTTTGAAAAGCAAATAGGAGGAAAAGTTCAATGAAAAAAATGGTGTTAATAAATATCATCACTATCATTGTTATTATTGCTATTGGTATTGTAGGTTTCATGTTATACCACAATGCTACAAGCTATGTAACAACTGATAATGCCAAAGTTGACGGAGATCAAATTCAAATCTCAAGTCCTGCTTCAGGTCAAATTAAATCTTTTGATGCGAAACAAGGCGATAAAATGAAAAAAGGTGACAAAGTAGCAGAAGTAAGTGCTCAAGGTCAAGGCGGAGATGCTAAAGACATGGACATTAAAATGCCTCAAAACGGTACTATCGTTAAAACAAGTGGTATGGAAGGTTCAGTTGCACAAGCAGGTTCACCAATAGCTTATGCTTACAATTTAGATGATTTATATATTACTGCAAATATTGACGAAAAAGACGTTAACAGTGTAGAAAAAGGCGACAAAGTTGATGTTTCAATTGACGGTCAAGATTCTGATATCGATGGTAAGGTAGAAGAAGTTGGTCAAGCAACTGCAGCAAGCTTCTCATTAATGCCATCATCAAATGCTGACGGTAACTACACTAAAGTTTCTCAAGTAGTACCTGTTAAAATTTCTTTAGATTCTGCACCATCTAAAAACGTTGTTCCTGGAATGAACGCTGAAGTAAAAATCCATAAAGACTAAGGAGGTCATAGAATGACAGCGACCTTCATTATTGGTTATATAGTTGTAGCGATCATTTTAGTTGGTTTGATTAATGTTTTATTGATAAAATCACGTAAAAAAACAAAATCAAGCCAATCTAAGGGACAACACGTAAATGAAGAATCTAAAAGTCAAAGTAATCCATCTAAATTTAAAATAAGTGACTTAGACCGAGATAAATCGTCAAAAGAAACAACTTCTTCTCATCATGACGAAGAAGCGCGTCGTCACTTTGAGAACGAAGATAACTATCGCTTTGATAATGATAAACGCAAAGATCATTTTGAAAGCGAACAGAATCAACAAGATTCTGCGTCAGAAAAAATTCATCCTGAACAAAAACAAGCATCACATTCCTTACATTATTCCGACGATGCTTCAGAAATGAACAGCGAAGAAGCTGTTGGAGGGCCTAGAGATGAAGAAGATGTGAATAATCAACATCTACCTAAAGATTCAATTTATGAGCCGATTAATCCGGACTCTCAAGAAGGACGCGTAAATGAGCGCATTAAACATCAAAAAGCTGATTTTATATTCGGTAAAAACACAACAAGAGGTATGATTTTAGCAGCAATGTTGTTTGGTATGTTTATTGCCATCTTAAACCAAACATTATTAAACGTTGCCTTACCTAAAATTAATACTGAATTTAATATTTCTGCTTCAACTGGTCAATGGTTGATGACAGGTTTCATGTTAGTAAATGGTATTTTAATTCCAATTAGTGCATTCCTCTTTAATAAATATTCTTATCGTAGATTATTTATTATCGCGCTTGTATTATTTACACTTGGTTCTTTAGTTTGTGCTATTTCTACAAACTTTCCAATTATGATGACTGGACGTGTGTTACAAGCGATTGGTGCCGGTGTCTTAATGCCATTAGGTTCTAACGTTATTGTTACGATCTTCCCACCTGAAAAACGTGGGGCAGCAATGGGTACAATGGGTATTGCCATGATACTTGCGCCAGCAATTGGCCCAACATTATCTGGTTATATCGTTCAAAACTATCATTGGAACATTATGTTCTATGGTATGACTGTATTAGGTATCCTTGCAATCATCGTTGGTTTCTTCTGGTTCAAACTTTACCAAAAAACAACAAATCCTAAAGCCGATTATCAAGGTATTGTATATAGTACTATCGGATTCGGTGCATTATTATATGGATTCAGTGAGGCTGGTAACAAAGGTTGGGGATCAGGTGAAATCATCGCAATGTTCATTATTGGTGCCATTTTCATTACCGCATTCGTTATTCGTGAGTTAACAATGAGAGCACCGATGTTAAATCTTGAAGTATTAAAATCTTCAACATTTACACTTACAACTATCATTAACATGGTAGTAATGATGAGTTTATTTGGTGGTATGATCTTATTACCTATCTACTTACAAAACTTACGTGGTTTCTCAGCACTTGATTCAGGTTTACTTCTATTACCTGGTTCATTAATAATGGGTCTTCTTGGACCGATTACTGGTAGATTATTAGATAAAATTGGATTGAAACCATTAGCTTTATTCGGTATTGCTGTAATGGCTTACGGAACTTGGGAACTTACAAGATTAAATATGGATACACCTTATTTCCATATTATGGGTATCTATATCATCCGTTCATTTGGTATGGCATTCGTTATGATGCCGTTAATGACAGCAGCAATCAATGCTTTACCACCAAGATTAATTTCTCATGGTAATGCATTCTTAAATACAATGAGACAATTAGCTGGTTCAATTGGTACAGCAATTCTTGTTACAGTTATGACAACTCAAACAACTAATCATGTTGCTAACTTTGCGAATGAAATGGATAAAACGAATCCAATGATTATCGATAAAATTCGTCAAATGGCTATGCAATATGGTGGCCAATCAGAAGCAATGCAAGCAATTTTAAAATATGTTAATAAACTTGGATATATCGAAGGCATTAACGATGCATTCTGGATTGCCACAGGATTAGCTGTATTAGCGTTTATTTTAAGTTTATTCTTAAAAGGGAAAAAAGGCGCTGAAGCAGAACATGACAGAATGGTTAAAGCAGAACAAAACCATCAATTAAAATAAGTTGAATAAAATTGTGTTGTGGGGGCATGATTTTTAAAGTATCGGTACACATTAAGTGTTATCGATACTTTTTTTATTTTCCGGAAAAGAAATAACCAAATAAAAAACCATCAAGAAATTTATACATCTTGATGGTTGTCATAATAAATCTATTTAAGTTTTGTTTTTGGTCGACGATTTCTGAAGAAGAAACTAATAATAAGTAACGCTAAACTACATACTAATAGGATAAGCGCATTGTGAATTGCATCTGCTTCGGAAATAATTTGAGTTGGTGATACTTTTAAATAATAATCTTGTAGTTTATCAGAAATACGTTGTCCAATAAGTTGAACTGCATAACCAAAGTAATAAGACATAACTAATAAAATTGCGATAATAATAAAGTTAATAATCTTTAAAATAGTACGATTAAAGAGAATAGTTATTATGGAAATAACCATACTAATTAAACATAAAATAAAAAATACATTAAAGACTAAGATTAATTTGTCTGCAATATCTTGGATATTTGCAAGTTGACCAAAATTAATATTTAAAGAACCGATTTGGGTTACTAAGTTTTGAAAATCTTTAATGCCATCATAATTGATAGGTTGGTTTACGAAGACAAGATTAAATATTGGTTGTTTATACATACTATAGCCTGTTATACCTACTAAGACTAGAACGATTATATGAATAATTAAGCTAACCCAAGAACGCTTTTTCTTTCCATTACGAGTAGCGCGACTAAACTGATTATTATGTGCATTACTCTTGTCTTCATAATTATAATTGCGATAGTCTGGCAATTTTTGACCTCCTTTACCCTTATTCATTTGTGTTATAAGATTGACTATTTTATACTAAATTTAATGTAAAAGAGCTAGTATAAGCGTCACACTTAATCACTAAATTTACAACATACCTATCATTATATCGTTTTTTATATTTTATGGAATAGTATTTAAAAATCATATCTCATTAAAAATAAAAAGGCAGGTTATAAATTATCATGAGATCTCGTATGGTAAATAGAATTATAAATAAGTATTTGTTACACAATCGTTCTATATTATTTGATGATCAAGTCGCATTTGATAAATTTATGGAGCGACGTCGAGATGTTAATAAAGCTAAGCATAAGCAGCCATCATCATTAAATGTAAAAGCTAATCTCGACAAATTATCTTTAGGGGACATGCAAGTATTCAGATTTAATTTCCGTCATGAAACAAAAAAGAAAATATTATATATTCATGGGGGATATAATACGTTACAACCCTCACCATTTCACTGGAGATTTATGGATAAGTTAGTATTAAATACATTGTATGAAGTGGTCTTACCTATTTATCCTAAGACGCCAGAATTTCATATAGCAGATACTTTTAAAGCTATTAATGATGTCTATGATTCTCTTTTAGAAGAAGTAGATGCGCACAATATCGTGATTATGGGGGATGGAACTGGTGGCGCACTTGCATTAAGCTTTGTTCAACAACTTATCGCGCAACAACGTCCTATACCTAAAAAATTATTCTTAATTTCACCAATGTTAGATGCAACTATGACGAATCCACAAATTACAGATAGTCTGATCGGTAAAGATCGCTTCGTTGACATTGATGGTTTACAACGTATTCTAAACGTGTGGAGTAAAGAAGATGCGCTCGCAAATCCAAGTATTTCTCCACTATATGGTTCACTTGAACATTTACCACCTATTGTAATGTTTGGAGGAGGACGTGAAATTTATTATCCTGATATGCAACGTTTAGCTTATAAATTAGAAGAAGCTCACCAAGATATTCAATTCTTTGATTATCCTAAAATGTTTCACGATTTCCCGTTATATCCAATTCATGAATCACATAAAGTCATTAAACAGATTACTAAGACAATCGATTAATAATTACAAGAGAGGTTTCAGTATCATTCTGAAACCTCTTTTATAATCTTATTCACTTGAATGATAATGTAGCTTTGTCCTAAATAGTGATAATGTTGATCCAATGCTTCTTCAAGTTTAAATTGTGGCTTGTTCATACGTAGCGTAATTTCAGCTAAATTGATTTGATTATCATCAATGCGCGTTTGATAATCACGTATTTGTTCTATAAGTATAGATGCTTCTTTATTATTTTCGAGTAATTATTGTATTGCCTCAATCGATTGTTTTTGTCCTTGATAATAACTAATATTAAACGCTCTTTTCATTAGTTCTTGACTTGGCCCATTCATAAATAATTGTTTGGACTGGTTAATTTCGATTAATTTCACTTTTAAATCATCATACATATCGTATACTTTCCCTGTAATTATATCTCTTAACGTTTGTGTCATTTCTATTCATCCTTTTTTGTTGGTATTCCAATTTGGTGGCCCAATTGTTTCGGCCATGCTATATCACCTTGAATACTATAATACTGTTCAATACTCTTTTTATATTTTTCTGGAAAAGGGGCAGAACGACGTTGTTCGCCATCAATACCCATCATCATAACTTCATTAGTGGCAGCTAGCACATCATCTTCTGTATATAGAGATAAAAAGAAATGAACGCGTTTTTCATCATAATTATAAATATTTACTATAATACGAAATGCCATATCTAAAGACAACTCAGATAAATAAGTAGTATGTTCCTCTAAAGTAAACATTGTATAATTTAGAGCTTCTCGTTCTTCTAATGATAAACCGTTGGCATAATTGAATTCGTTAACGGCTTCACTGAACACGGCATTATATTCCGAGTCATGCATGTGGTTATTATGATCAATTTGAGATTGTTCTACTTTTTTTCTAACAATAAACGGGTAATTCATAAATAGTTACGTCCTTTCAATTTATATTTCTAAATTCATTTTACTAAATTAAAATAACGCATACACAACATTTAATTCATGGTAGAATGTAAGACGTATGGTTTCTGTAGGAGGTAATATATGTAATGACGATGATAATTCGGTATCAAACTACAAATCAGTCACTTACACAAGTTGATACAGTCAAAGACATTCCACAGGACGCGACCATCGTGTGGTTTGATTTTGAAAAAGCTTCATCAGAAGAAAATGATTATTTAATTGACAATTTTAATTTTAACTATTTAGAGTTAGAAGATGCTATAAGTGGTGTACCACGTGTTAAATATAAAGCGTATAAAGATTATCAATATATGGTCTTTCATAGCATGTATAAAGATGACTTTTCTCCTATAGCATTAAACGTCTTTGTAAATGACAAAGTATTAGTAACTTATCACCATGAGCACTTTGAATCTCTAAATAAAGTAGCTGAAATGAACTCTAAAAACCAAGATCCAGATTTAGACTGTGCAGATATAGTGATACATATTTTAGACATGATGGTAGATAAATATTTTGATTTTGTTTATACGATTGAAGAGAAAGTTTATAACTTTGAAGATGCGCACGTAGATGATACGCATAGTAAAAAGGTAATGGATAATGTCTTTAAATTACGTTCAGACTTGATCAAAATTAAACGCGTTTTATTCCCAATGCAAGAATTGGTGAACACGATTAAAACAGAGGGCAATTTAATTGTAGATAGCAAACATTCAATGTATATTCAACATATCGATGACCATTTGATTAAACAGAATAACATTATACGCACCTCGCAAGAAATGACGAATGAGATTAGGGAGAACTTTGAATCATATTCTTCTTTTAGAATGAATAGTATTATGCAAGTATTGACACTTGTATCCGTTATCTTCTCTCCATTAACATTTATAGCTGGTGTATACGGTATGAACTTTGAATATATGCCTGAATTGAAATGGCATTATAGTTATCCTATATGTATGCTAGTGATGTTAATCATAGCGGTGGCATTAATTATCTTTTTCAAAAGAAAAAAATGGTTCTAGTATCAAGCATTATTAATATCAATTAAGCAAAGGTAGGTAGTAGCATGAGCGATATGCAAAGAGAACAGAGAAAAAATGAACATGTTGAAATTGCAATGGCACAACATGACGCGCCTCAATCGGACTTTGACCGCGTGAGGTTTGTACATCATTCTATTCCGAATGTAAATGTAGATCAAATTGATTTAACAAGTCATACATCAAACTTTGACATGAAATATCCTTTATATATAAATGCAATGACAGGCGGTAGTGATTGGACGAAGAAAATTAATGAAAAACTAGCAGTCGTTGCACGTGAAACAGGTTTAGCGATGGCAGTTGGTTCAACACACGCCGCACTTAGAAATCCTAAAATGGCTGAATCATTTAGTATTGTACGTCACACCAATCCAGAAGGTATCATATTTAGTAATGTCGGTGCTGATGTGCCTGTAGATAAAGCAGTAGAAGCGGTTAGTTTGCTAGATGCACAAGCCTTACAAATACATGTAAATGCCCCACAAGAACTTGTGATGCCTGAAGGAAATAGAGAATTCTCAACATGGATTGATAATGTAGCAGCGATTGTGCAGCGTGTAGACGTTCCAGTCATTATCAAAGAAGTAGGCTTCGGTATGGGCAAAGAATTGTATAAAGATTTAATTGATGCAGGTGTATCGTATGTTGACGTGAGTGGCAGAGGTGGTACGAATTTCGTAACGATTGAGAACGAACGTCGCTCTAATAAAGATATGGACTATTTAGCAAACTGGGGACAATCTACAGTTGAATCTTTACTTGAAAGCGCTGCTTATCAAGATGCATTGAATGTATTTGCTAGTGGAGGAGTCCGTACACCATTAGATGCTGTTAAGAGCTTGGCATTAGGCGCGAAAGCAGTAGGGATGTCACGTCCATTCTTGAATCATGTTGAAAATGGTGGCATCACAAGTACAATTGAATATGTTGAATCATTTATTGGACATATGAAATCAATTATGACAATGCTAAATGCTAAAGACATTAGTGAGCTTAAACATAGTAAATTAGTATTTGATCAAAAATTAATGTCTTGGATTGAACAACGTGGCTTAGATATTCATAGAGGATAATGAAGTAAAACAAAAGAAGCGTAAAATGGAAAGCAACTTTTCCATTTTACGCTTTATTTATTATGAAAGTGTTTGTTTTCATTTTCAAAAGTTAATTACCAAAGATATTGATAAAGCCCATCACGATAGGTACACCAGCTAAGTCAATAAGGAAGGCACCAACAATAGGAACCACTAGGTAAGACTTAGGTGAGCTACCGTATTTCTTAGTGATAACATCTAAATTAGCCATAGCATTTGGTGTCGCACCTAGACCGTGACCAATAAAACCACCAGCCATTACTGCTGCGTCATAATCTTTGCCTAACACTCTAAACAGAATAAAGAACGCAAAGAGCGAGATGAAGACGACTTGGACTAAAACAATGATAATTAGTGGTAAGGCTAATGAATAGACTTGTGTTAATTGAATACTCATTAAAGCGAGTGATAAGAATAACCCAAGTGCGATATCACCAATTTGGTCATTCAATTTTAAGTCAATAATATTCCAATTGGTATATTCTGAAATATTACGTATAGCTACCGCTACAAACATAGAACCTACATACATAGGTAAACTTTGCCCAGTAAGGTTAGAGAACTGCTCACCTATGAATGTGCCAAGTGACATACAAAACGCAATAATCGTTAATTGAATAAAGAACACTTGTGTTGGTTTATATTTCTTATGCAATTTGGCATTGGCTTCAACCTTACTATAATCTTTAAATGAATCATCACTGTTTCCAGGTTTAAGGTTATAATGCTTAATCATCAATTTCACTAAAGGACCACCAACTAAACCGCCAAATACTAGGCCAAGCGTAGCAGCAGCTAAAGCAGCTGTTACGGCAGAGTCAATATTGAAACTTTGTTCAAGCGTTTGACCATAAGCAGCCGCATTTCCGTGTCCACCTTCCATTGACATAGAACCAGCAGTTAAACCTAATAACGGTTTGATATGTAATAGTTTCGCTAGAGAAACACCGATAAAGTTTTGACAAATTGCTAAAACGGCACAACAAGCAAAATAGAGTAGTAGTACTTTGCCACCGATTTTAAATAACTTAAATGATGCACCTAAACCAATTGTTGTGAAGAAGACCATCATAAAGAAATCTTGAATAAATTTAGCATCTAATTTGATTTGTACTATATTAAAAGTATCTAAGACTGCAACTAATATTGCGAATAATAAACCACCAATGACTGGTGCTGGTATACAAATTTTTTGTAAAAAAGATACGTGATTAACAATAAATTCGCCTAATAAAAAAAGAAGACAAGCGAGACATAGCGTTGTGACTGCATCTAATTCCAATTTATACTCCCCCTTTGTTTACTTCAGCACGCTTTTAAAAAATGAAAGCGCTATAATTGCCCATGTATACCATTATACATATAAAAAATATATATTTCTAGAATACATAATATTTTAAAAAAATAAGTAGAAAGTTATAGTCATTTATAATTTATTACTTTTAACAAACGCCTCAAAATTGCTCAAAAACTAGGGATTTTGTTAAATATATTAATAATTATAATTTAGTACCTTGTTATATACAGTAGTAGGTGGTATAGTTTAATTAACAGCTACTGTGTAATGTATAGTACTGATTAAATATAGTGGAGGAGTTTATATGAATGCACAGTTCAAGAAGGGAGCATTAGAACTAATTGTATTACTTATTATTAAGAAAGAAGATCAATACGGTTATTCTTTGGTACAAAATATCTCACGTTACATTACGATTGCGGAAGGGACAGTTTACCCTTTATTAAGACGATTAGTCCAAAACGGTGAACTATCTACATATTATCAGCCTTCTACAGAAGGTCCATCAAGAAAGTACTATAGCATAACGAATCAAGGACAAGAACGATTGAAAATTTTAAAAGAAGAATGGCATCTATTTTCTGAAGCGGTTAATCAATTTATAAAGGAGAGTGAACATAATGAATAAAAATGAATATTTGAAGATACTTGATAAAAATTTGAGAAATTTAGATTATGAAGAGAAAAAAGATATTTTAAATGAATACGAAACCCATTTTTATAGCGGACTCCAAGAAGGAAGAACTGAAGATCAAATCTCAGATGAACTAGGAAATCCGAAAATGATAGCACGCGATTTAAATGCAAATGAAGCGGTAAAAAAAGCTAGCACTGATGACAATTTTACAAATATTTCATCAGCCTTATTAGCTGTCATGGGTCTAGGTGTTTTAAACTTCTTTATTATTTTGGTGCCTGCCGTTTTTATTATTTCTTTATTATTCTCTTTATTAGTATTTACAATCATCTCGTTAGCTTCACCTTTTTTCCTTTTAATGAAAGGTATAATGGAAGGATTTAATGAGATAATCAACTATGATATTTATTCAGCAGGTCTTCTTTTTGGAATAGGATTAATGCTAATCCCTTTAACTATATATATTTGCAAAGGCGTTACAAAGTTAACTATTAATTATCTTAAATGGAATGTATCAGTAGTAAAAAGGAGTGTAAAATAATGAAAAAAGTCTTGCTGATTATTTTTATTTTAGGTTTGATAATTTTTATTGGATGTGGCATTGGTTTGTTATATGAAGGGAAAATTTTATTTACTGAGCAATCAAATACAGGCAAAATAAAAACAAATTATTCCAAAACCTATAAGAATACTGATATTCAATCGTTAAAAGTTAATGCACAAATTAGTGAAATTAAAATTAAAAAAGGGGATCACTTTAGTGTTGAATCTAAAGGTAATCTTCCACATACTGAAGCGACTGCTCATGTCAAGAACCATCGTTTAATGGTTGAAGATCAAGGTAAGAAATCTGGTATTAATTTTAATATAGGAGGAATGA encodes:
- a CDS encoding MFS transporter, with protein sequence MNEEQRQNKHSLLFIIILGALTAIGALSIDMFLPGLPELKKDFNTTTSNAQLTLSLFMIGLGLGNLFVGPISDSIGRKKPLVVAMIIFTLASLGIVFVHNIWFMVFLRFVQGFTGGAGAVISRAIASDMYNGNELTKFLALLMLMGSLFKVPESLAVEHRDSSGIGVIFRNFRSLFSTPRFVLPMLIQGVTFIMLFSYISASPFLVQKIYGVSALHFSWMFAGIGITLIISSQLAGKLVDYVHPQKLLRVMTFIQVIGVVIVTLTLINHWHFVMLVIGFIILVAPVTGVATLGFSIAMEERTTGSGSASSLLGLLQSLLGGIVTPLVNLKGEYNSTPYIIIICITAIVLIVLQLLNIKIFKTKL
- a CDS encoding DHA2 family efflux MFS transporter permease subunit: MTATFIIGYIVVAIILVGLINVLLIKSRKKTKSSQSKGQHVNEESKSQSNPSKFKISDLDRDKSSKETTSSHHDEEARRHFENEDNYRFDNDKRKDHFESEQNQQDSASEKIHPEQKQASHSLHYSDDASEMNSEEAVGGPRDEEDVNNQHLPKDSIYEPINPDSQEGRVNERIKHQKADFIFGKNTTRGMILAAMLFGMFIAILNQTLLNVALPKINTEFNISASTGQWLMTGFMLVNGILIPISAFLFNKYSYRRLFIIALVLFTLGSLVCAISTNFPIMMTGRVLQAIGAGVLMPLGSNVIVTIFPPEKRGAAMGTMGIAMILAPAIGPTLSGYIVQNYHWNIMFYGMTVLGILAIIVGFFWFKLYQKTTNPKADYQGIVYSTIGFGALLYGFSEAGNKGWGSGEIIAMFIIGAIFITAFVIRELTMRAPMLNLEVLKSSTFTLTTIINMVVMMSLFGGMILLPIYLQNLRGFSALDSGLLLLPGSLIMGLLGPITGRLLDKIGLKPLALFGIAVMAYGTWELTRLNMDTPYFHIMGIYIIRSFGMAFVMMPLMTAAINALPPRLISHGNAFLNTMRQLAGSIGTAILVTVMTTQTTNHVANFANEMDKTNPMIIDKIRQMAMQYGGQSEAMQAILKYVNKLGYIEGINDAFWIATGLAVLAFILSLFLKGKKGAEAEHDRMVKAEQNHQLK
- a CDS encoding alpha/beta hydrolase, whose translation is MRSRMVNRIINKYLLHNRSILFDDQVAFDKFMERRRDVNKAKHKQPSSLNVKANLDKLSLGDMQVFRFNFRHETKKKILYIHGGYNTLQPSPFHWRFMDKLVLNTLYEVVLPIYPKTPEFHIADTFKAINDVYDSLLEEVDAHNIVIMGDGTGGALALSFVQQLIAQQRPIPKKLFLISPMLDATMTNPQITDSLIGKDRFVDIDGLQRILNVWSKEDALANPSISPLYGSLEHLPPIVMFGGGREIYYPDMQRLAYKLEEAHQDIQFFDYPKMFHDFPLYPIHESHKVIKQITKTID
- a CDS encoding HlyD family efflux transporter periplasmic adaptor subunit; amino-acid sequence: MKKMVLINIITIIVIIAIGIVGFMLYHNATSYVTTDNAKVDGDQIQISSPASGQIKSFDAKQGDKMKKGDKVAEVSAQGQGGDAKDMDIKMPQNGTIVKTSGMEGSVAQAGSPIAYAYNLDDLYITANIDEKDVNSVEKGDKVDVSIDGQDSDIDGKVEEVGQATAASFSLMPSSNADGNYTKVSQVVPVKISLDSAPSKNVVPGMNAEVKIHKD
- the corA gene encoding magnesium/cobalt transporter CorA yields the protein MTMIIRYQTTNQSLTQVDTVKDIPQDATIVWFDFEKASSEENDYLIDNFNFNYLELEDAISGVPRVKYKAYKDYQYMVFHSMYKDDFSPIALNVFVNDKVLVTYHHEHFESLNKVAEMNSKNQDPDLDCADIVIHILDMMVDKYFDFVYTIEEKVYNFEDAHVDDTHSKKVMDNVFKLRSDLIKIKRVLFPMQELVNTIKTEGNLIVDSKHSMYIQHIDDHLIKQNNIIRTSQEMTNEIRENFESYSSFRMNSIMQVLTLVSVIFSPLTFIAGVYGMNFEYMPELKWHYSYPICMLVMLIIAVALIIFFKRKKWF
- a CDS encoding thioesterase family protein — its product is MNYPFIVRKKVEQSQIDHNNHMHDSEYNAVFSEAVNEFNYANGLSLEEREALNYTMFTLEEHTTYLSELSLDMAFRIIVNIYNYDEKRVHFFLSLYTEDDVLAATNEVMMMGIDGEQRRSAPFPEKYKKSIEQYYSIQGDIAWPKQLGHQIGIPTKKDE
- a CDS encoding TetR-like C-terminal domain-containing protein, coding for MKQKAKYRIIRSLIDLLEIYPIESISIKMICASSNVNRSTFYANFQDKYDLLNKIQNYHLKKYKKLLHAFANNFESIKKNPEKVYKFFYIILKYIYRKKAFYHAIFISHPNKELVLDYFDITKTYYSKILGEYETSIQNKTFFITYTMSGQAGIILSWLRDGCKESPEIVANALLANTLKLQR